In Deferribacteraceae bacterium V6Fe1, one genomic interval encodes:
- a CDS encoding MFS transporter yields the protein MSHTKKAAFLSFFYFFHFGTLGIFIPFVALYLKHNGFSGKDIGLFITVISIIKFLLTNIWTKTYNKINSKTVFVILAILISNVSVILLLSKNYFLTFLTFVIYSIARVGILPVMDHITNEFSRESGIEYGKIRMFGSVGFICFTTLTGFLVDYFSVNVFITMTILTGLLSALTILSIEPESIEKNEHINVNNKLGIDFKIILTASILHYISLTFFHNFLNIKVEYLNESQTIAGAIWSIGIITEILLMFFSNKLFKTISPITLLIVSMFLGGLRSFVIGYAKFAAILLLINILHGFAFGTFHLSIIRYIKDYIAADCRLKAQSFYSSLIYGLGAIFGSILSGYLFDLVGVNHMFMIGSIFSFSAAVILLLYRKKFLLKYQS from the coding sequence GTGTCACATACAAAAAAAGCCGCCTTTTTGTCTTTTTTTTACTTTTTTCACTTTGGAACACTCGGGATATTTATCCCCTTTGTGGCTTTATATCTAAAACACAACGGATTTTCAGGGAAAGATATAGGTCTCTTTATTACAGTTATATCCATTATTAAATTTTTATTAACCAATATATGGACTAAAACATATAACAAAATAAACTCAAAGACGGTATTCGTTATATTGGCGATATTAATTTCAAATGTCAGCGTTATACTTTTGCTTTCAAAAAATTATTTTCTCACATTTTTAACCTTTGTAATTTATTCCATTGCGAGAGTAGGTATTTTGCCCGTAATGGATCATATTACCAATGAGTTTTCAAGAGAATCAGGAATAGAATATGGTAAAATAAGGATGTTTGGCTCAGTCGGATTTATATGCTTTACTACTCTTACCGGGTTTCTTGTGGATTATTTCAGCGTTAACGTATTCATTACAATGACAATATTAACAGGGCTACTTTCTGCCTTGACTATACTTTCAATTGAGCCTGAAAGCATAGAAAAAAATGAGCATATAAACGTTAACAACAAATTAGGTATTGATTTTAAAATCATCCTTACAGCGAGTATATTGCACTACATATCATTAACCTTTTTTCATAATTTTTTGAACATTAAGGTTGAATACCTTAATGAATCTCAAACTATTGCCGGGGCAATATGGTCTATAGGAATTATCACGGAAATTTTATTGATGTTTTTTTCCAATAAACTTTTCAAGACAATCTCACCTATTACTCTCTTAATTGTTTCAATGTTTTTGGGAGGGTTAAGATCATTTGTCATCGGATATGCAAAATTCGCAGCAATATTGCTTTTAATAAATATACTTCACGGATTTGCATTTGGCACATTTCACTTGTCAATCATAAGATATATAAAAGATTACATTGCTGCCGACTGCAGACTTAAGGCACAGAGCTTTTACTCATCTTTGATTTACGGGCTAGGAGCAATATTTGGCTCAATCCTTTCCGGATATCTCTTTGACCTTGTAGGTGTAAATCATATGTTTATGATTGGCAGTATATTCAGTTTTTCAGCTGCTGTAATTTTATTATTGTATAGAAAAAAATTTTTGCTAAAATATCAGTCATGA
- the cysE gene encoding serine O-acetyltransferase translates to MKIFKTLREEIDTIFERDPAARSVLEVIFCYPGFHAILFHRVANWFWRKGFYFLGRFISHLGRFFTGIEIHPGAKIGKNFFIDHGMGVVIGETAEIGDNVTIYHGVTLGGVSLNKGKRHPTIGNNVVIGSGAKILGPFKVGDNSKIGSNSVVVKEVPPNSTVVGIPGRIVSGDKKVDFDHSNLPDPVAKAIECIIDRVVSIEKEIMNAKGDTKNENNNEE, encoded by the coding sequence ATGAAAATATTTAAAACATTAAGGGAAGAGATCGACACAATTTTTGAAAGAGATCCGGCTGCAAGAAGCGTACTTGAAGTTATATTTTGCTATCCGGGTTTTCACGCAATACTTTTTCACAGAGTGGCAAACTGGTTTTGGAGAAAAGGATTTTACTTTTTAGGAAGATTTATATCCCATTTAGGCAGATTTTTTACGGGCATTGAAATCCACCCGGGAGCAAAAATAGGTAAAAATTTCTTTATTGATCATGGAATGGGCGTAGTTATCGGAGAAACAGCGGAAATAGGCGATAACGTTACAATTTATCACGGAGTAACTCTTGGCGGAGTAAGTCTGAATAAGGGGAAAAGGCACCCTACCATAGGTAATAACGTGGTAATTGGCTCAGGGGCAAAAATCCTCGGGCCATTTAAGGTGGGTGATAATTCTAAAATAGGTTCAAACTCCGTAGTAGTAAAGGAAGTCCCGCCAAACTCTACAGTTGTCGGAATTCCAGGCAGAATAGTCTCAGGAGATAAAAAGGTTGACTTTGATCACAGCAATCTTCCTGACCCGGTCGCAAAGGCAATAGAATGTATAATAGATAGGGTTGTAAGTATAGAAAAAGAAATTATGAACGCTAAAGGGGATACCAAAAATGAAAATAACAACGAAGAGTAG
- a CDS encoding endonuclease III, whose protein sequence is MSKDIQAIFKNLEKFYKNENEPSVTKIAKVCNNDPFKVLISTIISLRTKDEVTLKSSFNLFKHADTPEKVLQLSLEELEKLIFPAGFYKKKAVTIKEISQKLVDEYNSKVPDNIDELLKFKGIGRKTATLVMIEGFKKNEVCVDTHVHRISNRIGLVKTKSPDETEIELKKIIPEKYWIKLNEILVVYGQKLCKPISPLCSSCFIDKYCDKIGLKSAR, encoded by the coding sequence ATGTCTAAAGATATCCAAGCAATATTTAAAAACCTTGAAAAATTCTATAAAAATGAAAATGAACCATCCGTCACAAAGATTGCGAAAGTATGCAACAACGACCCTTTTAAGGTATTAATAAGCACTATCATATCGTTACGCACTAAGGACGAGGTAACGTTAAAATCATCATTTAATCTGTTTAAACATGCAGACACACCTGAGAAAGTGCTGCAACTGTCATTGGAAGAGCTTGAAAAACTTATTTTCCCGGCAGGTTTTTATAAAAAAAAGGCTGTCACTATAAAGGAGATTTCCCAAAAATTGGTTGATGAGTACAATTCCAAAGTGCCTGATAATATTGATGAGCTATTAAAGTTTAAAGGAATCGGAAGAAAGACAGCCACGCTTGTAATGATTGAAGGATTTAAAAAAAATGAAGTTTGTGTCGACACGCATGTTCACAGAATATCAAACAGGATTGGACTCGTAAAAACTAAATCCCCTGACGAAACCGAAATAGAACTAAAAAAAATCATTCCAGAAAAATACTGGATAAAACTAAATGAAATACTCGTTGTGTATGGACAAAAACTATGCAAACCAATTTCCCCTTTATGTTCAAGTTGCTTTATTGATAAATATTGTGATAAAATTGGCTTAAAAAGTGCGAGGTAA
- a CDS encoding amino acid ABC transporter permease, with amino-acid sequence MYRKIKNYKIYFIDFLLIGFIIISSFLLLRNLSENLGYNWQFYRIWEYLIKKTENGYEFGILIKGLFITLEVSAISLILSFIFGLFSALFSISNSFMLKLISAFYVETIRNTPLLIQIFFNYFVISPIFNISPFVTAILTLSLFEGAYASEIIRGGINSIHSGQYEAARSLGLTEYQMYRFIVLPQALKNVAPPLASQGISLIKDSSLVSTISVYELTLYGQAIVSETFLSFEVWFTIALIYLIINVILSAGIKIFSKKVTRSAK; translated from the coding sequence ATTTACCGAAAAATTAAAAATTATAAAATTTACTTTATAGATTTCTTACTTATAGGTTTTATAATAATATCATCATTTTTATTGCTAAGAAATCTGTCTGAAAACCTCGGATACAACTGGCAATTTTATCGTATTTGGGAATATTTAATAAAAAAGACAGAAAACGGATATGAGTTTGGTATTTTAATAAAAGGTCTTTTTATTACTTTGGAAGTTTCCGCTATTAGTCTGATTTTGTCTTTTATTTTTGGACTGTTCAGTGCACTTTTCAGCATATCAAACTCTTTTATGCTGAAACTCATATCTGCTTTCTATGTGGAAACCATAAGAAATACTCCATTATTGATTCAGATATTTTTTAATTATTTTGTAATTTCACCTATTTTTAATATATCACCTTTTGTGACGGCCATACTTACACTAAGCCTGTTTGAAGGGGCGTACGCATCGGAAATTATAAGAGGCGGGATAAATTCTATTCATTCGGGTCAGTATGAAGCTGCAAGAAGTCTGGGCTTAACTGAATATCAAATGTACCGATTTATTGTTTTACCTCAGGCATTAAAAAATGTGGCACCCCCCCTTGCAAGTCAAGGAATCTCTCTTATTAAAGATTCATCTCTTGTAAGTACGATATCTGTTTATGAATTGACCCTTTACGGGCAGGCAATAGTCAGTGAAACATTCTTGAGCTTTGAAGTATGGTTTACAATTGCTTTGATATATCTTATAATAAATGTGATATTGTCGGCCGGGATAAAAATATTTTCAAAAAAAGTTACAAGGAGTGCAAAATGA
- a CDS encoding transporter substrate-binding domain-containing protein, which yields MKKVLSVVVVLLIMFGASVYADSVRESLTKESTIEKILRRGYIKVGMSTFVPWAMQDKNGNLIGFEIDVAKRLAQDMGVKVEFIPTKWSGIIPALLTGKYDVIIGGMGITPERNKKVNFTIPYDYSGMSIVAHKEKAKGFSKLEDFNKSDVVIAVRIGTTAESAVKKYLPNAKLKLFDDESQAIQELLTGRVHAVVASAPMPAFQAIEHSDKLFVPFKETFTKEPIAFAIRKGDVDTLNYFNSWITIVESEGWLKERKDYWFNSKDWEQLLK from the coding sequence ATGAAAAAAGTGTTAAGCGTTGTTGTTGTATTGCTTATTATGTTTGGAGCAAGTGTTTATGCTGACTCTGTAAGGGAAAGTCTTACAAAAGAAAGCACAATCGAGAAGATTCTACGAAGAGGTTACATTAAGGTTGGAATGTCAACTTTTGTACCTTGGGCGATGCAGGATAAAAATGGAAATCTGATAGGTTTTGAGATTGATGTGGCCAAAAGATTAGCTCAAGATATGGGTGTAAAAGTAGAATTTATACCTACAAAATGGTCAGGAATTATTCCTGCTCTTTTGACGGGCAAGTATGATGTAATTATCGGAGGTATGGGAATCACACCTGAAAGGAATAAAAAAGTAAATTTTACTATCCCTTATGATTATTCAGGTATGTCTATCGTAGCACATAAGGAAAAGGCCAAGGGTTTCAGCAAATTGGAAGATTTTAACAAAAGCGATGTCGTAATTGCCGTAAGAATTGGCACTACTGCTGAAAGTGCTGTTAAGAAGTATTTGCCTAATGCCAAATTGAAACTTTTTGATGATGAGTCTCAGGCGATTCAAGAGCTTTTGACAGGTCGTGTTCATGCAGTAGTTGCTTCTGCTCCAATGCCTGCTTTTCAGGCGATAGAGCATAGTGATAAGCTTTTTGTTCCTTTTAAAGAAACTTTTACTAAAGAGCCTATTGCGTTTGCAATTAGAAAGGGTGATGTGGATACTTTAAATTATTTCAACAGTTGGATTACAATTGTTGAATCAGAAGGTTGGCTCAAAGAGAGGAAAGATTATTGGTTTAATTCAAAGGATTGGGAGCAACTTTTGAAATAA
- a CDS encoding PstS family phosphate ABC transporter substrate-binding protein, translated as MKRILFFAAIVSVLLVAAGSVFAREQIRIVGSSTVYPFSSYVAEEFGATTNFKTPVVESTGSGGGHKLFGEGVGEKTPDITNSSRRIKVKELQNNIEKGIETIELKIGFDGIVLAENKDASDLKLSRKDILLAVAEEVPVGEKLVKNPYKYWNEINPDLPKRKILIYGPPTSSGTRDAFEELVMEEASKKIKEYGGKYSKIRTDGVYIPAGENDNLIVQRLVKDKDAVGIFGYSFLEENSDRIKGATVDGYEPTFENISSGKYPVSRSLYFYVKKNHLGKIPGIEEYVDLFLSEKMIGGRGVLKRIGLIPLPKADRDKTRAEWESRKALTISDIK; from the coding sequence ATGAAAAGAATCTTATTTTTTGCTGCTATTGTTTCGGTATTATTGGTTGCAGCAGGTAGTGTCTTTGCAAGGGAGCAGATAAGGATTGTTGGCTCCAGCACGGTATATCCGTTTTCAAGTTATGTTGCAGAAGAATTTGGGGCGACGACAAATTTTAAAACTCCCGTTGTTGAGTCAACAGGCTCAGGGGGTGGCCATAAGCTGTTTGGTGAAGGGGTAGGGGAGAAAACCCCTGACATAACTAATTCTTCAAGAAGAATCAAAGTGAAAGAGCTGCAAAATAATATTGAAAAAGGGATTGAAACCATTGAGCTTAAGATAGGTTTTGACGGGATAGTTTTGGCGGAAAATAAAGATGCAAGCGATTTGAAACTTTCTCGAAAAGATATATTGCTTGCTGTAGCCGAAGAGGTGCCGGTAGGTGAGAAGCTTGTAAAAAACCCTTATAAATATTGGAATGAGATTAATCCTGATTTGCCGAAAAGAAAGATTTTAATTTACGGGCCTCCTACATCTTCAGGCACAAGAGATGCTTTTGAAGAGTTGGTAATGGAAGAGGCTTCTAAAAAGATAAAAGAGTATGGCGGAAAGTATTCTAAAATTAGGACTGATGGTGTTTATATCCCTGCAGGAGAGAATGATAATTTAATTGTTCAAAGACTAGTCAAAGACAAAGACGCAGTAGGAATATTCGGTTACAGCTTTCTTGAAGAAAATAGTGATAGGATAAAAGGAGCAACTGTGGACGGATATGAGCCAACTTTTGAAAATATATCTTCCGGCAAATATCCCGTATCAAGGAGCTTATATTTTTATGTTAAAAAGAATCATTTAGGCAAAATCCCCGGTATTGAAGAATATGTTGACCTTTTTTTAAGTGAAAAGATGATTGGGGGTAGGGGTGTTTTGAAAAGGATAGGTCTTATCCCGTTGCCAAAGGCTGACAGAGATAAAACAAGAGCTGAGTGGGAAAGTAGAAAAGCATTAACTATAAGTGATATAAAATAA
- a CDS encoding NUDIX hydrolase, whose protein sequence is MDRHWKKLNTHREYLDRVLSVEHREFYFSKENASMNFTVINTNDWVTIIPITSDNKFVLVKQYRIGTEETTFEFPGGAINKGEDKLNAALRELKEETGIEPKEIKLLGEVHPNPAFMSNKAYVYLATGCEFKYDLNLDMFEDIELITLSKNELEEYIKDGIIKHSIVLAAYSLFLVDNKV, encoded by the coding sequence ATGGATAGACACTGGAAAAAATTAAATACGCACAGAGAGTATCTTGACAGGGTACTCTCTGTGGAACATCGTGAATTTTATTTTAGCAAAGAAAATGCTTCTATGAACTTTACGGTAATAAATACCAATGACTGGGTTACTATCATCCCTATAACTTCCGACAATAAATTTGTTTTGGTGAAGCAGTATAGGATAGGCACGGAAGAAACTACCTTTGAATTTCCCGGAGGGGCTATAAATAAAGGTGAGGATAAGCTAAATGCAGCTCTCAGAGAATTGAAAGAGGAAACAGGTATTGAACCGAAGGAGATAAAACTTTTAGGGGAGGTTCATCCTAACCCTGCCTTTATGAGTAACAAAGCTTATGTCTATCTCGCAACGGGGTGTGAATTTAAGTACGATTTGAATTTGGATATGTTCGAGGATATAGAATTGATAACATTAAGTAAAAATGAATTGGAAGAGTATATAAAAGATGGTATAATAAAGCATAGCATAGTATTGGCTGCTTATTCTTTATTTTTAGTTGATAACAAAGTTTGA
- a CDS encoding RrF2 family transcriptional regulator yields MKITTKSRYAIRAIYALLVLNGESEPVSLKKISEYEDISLKYLEQIFSKLKKAGVVMSTRGISGGYMLAKNPSEITVRQVIYAMDGPIKPVDCIDNQGCTKSSECAINWLWFELKKDIDIFFDKVTLADLKNKNNCL; encoded by the coding sequence ATGAAAATAACAACGAAGAGTAGGTATGCAATAAGGGCAATTTATGCTCTTTTGGTACTTAATGGCGAAAGTGAACCTGTATCTTTAAAAAAGATTTCGGAATATGAAGATATTTCTTTAAAATATCTTGAGCAAATTTTCTCAAAATTAAAAAAAGCCGGTGTTGTAATGTCTACAAGAGGTATAAGCGGCGGATATATGTTAGCAAAAAATCCTTCTGAGATAACTGTCAGGCAAGTTATTTATGCAATGGATGGCCCTATAAAGCCAGTTGATTGTATTGACAATCAAGGCTGTACCAAATCGTCTGAATGTGCAATTAATTGGCTCTGGTTTGAGCTAAAAAAAGATATTGATATTTTCTTTGATAAAGTTACACTTGCTGATTTAAAAAATAAAAATAATTGTCTGTAG
- the pstC gene encoding phosphate ABC transporter permease subunit PstC: MTAIFFYIFLICIFSILIVGHYLGIKKALLLESEQKLKSRPYYYGWYCLIWMSIPAFLFYVILSILSFYKIFYFSPFLTYVFTFLFVVIGLLLSLKNITPKLNARVKVEKFIDILLLVCAGITILVTIGIVLSIFFESLKFFKNINIFDFIFGTKWEPDTAFLGGAGRGDEMVAEPKFGSVPLFAGTVMITLIAMFVAVPTGLFSAIYLSEYASKNIRKKIKPLLEILAGIPTVVYGFFAAITVSPLVVKIAESLGLKAEYTNALAPGIVMGIMIIPYISSLSDDVINAVPKSLREGSLALGTTKSETIKHVVLPAALPGIFSAIILAVSRAIGETMIVVMAAGLRPNLTLNPLEGMTTVTVRIVDALVGDQEFGSLETLSAFGLGFVLLLITLILNIFSMKIVRRFREKYE; the protein is encoded by the coding sequence ATGACTGCGATATTTTTTTATATTTTTTTAATATGCATATTTTCAATACTTATTGTAGGGCATTACTTGGGTATAAAAAAAGCCTTACTTTTGGAATCAGAGCAGAAACTAAAATCACGACCTTATTATTATGGTTGGTACTGCCTAATATGGATGAGTATACCAGCCTTTTTATTTTATGTAATTTTATCGATTTTGTCATTTTATAAGATATTTTATTTTTCCCCCTTTTTAACATATGTCTTTACCTTTTTGTTTGTGGTTATCGGTCTTTTATTAAGTTTGAAAAATATTACTCCCAAATTAAATGCAAGAGTTAAAGTGGAAAAGTTTATAGATATTTTGCTTCTTGTATGTGCTGGCATTACAATATTGGTTACAATAGGGATTGTTCTTTCAATATTTTTCGAATCGCTGAAATTTTTCAAAAATATCAATATATTTGACTTTATTTTTGGCACAAAGTGGGAGCCTGATACAGCATTTTTGGGGGGTGCTGGCAGAGGTGATGAGATGGTTGCCGAGCCTAAGTTTGGCTCTGTCCCACTATTTGCAGGTACTGTAATGATTACGTTGATAGCAATGTTTGTAGCTGTTCCTACTGGACTATTTAGTGCAATATATCTTTCCGAATATGCATCTAAAAATATTAGAAAAAAGATTAAACCTTTATTGGAAATTTTGGCAGGGATACCTACGGTTGTTTACGGTTTTTTCGCAGCAATAACCGTTAGCCCTTTGGTAGTCAAAATTGCAGAATCATTAGGTCTTAAGGCAGAATATACTAATGCTCTTGCCCCGGGGATTGTTATGGGGATAATGATAATCCCTTACATTTCATCTTTGTCTGATGATGTTATAAATGCAGTACCAAAAAGTTTAAGAGAAGGGTCATTGGCACTTGGAACAACAAAGTCCGAAACGATAAAACATGTGGTTTTGCCTGCTGCATTACCAGGAATTTTTTCTGCCATAATATTAGCTGTTTCAAGAGCAATAGGGGAAACAATGATTGTAGTGATGGCGGCAGGTCTTAGGCCTAATCTTACGTTAAATCCTTTGGAAGGGATGACAACGGTAACAGTCAGGATTGTGGATGCCTTGGTAGGTGATCAAGAGTTTGGCAGTCTTGAAACTTTGTCTGCATTCGGATTGGGATTTGTTTTGTTGTTGATAACTCTGATTTTAAACATTT
- a CDS encoding amino acid ABC transporter permease, which produces MKKVKFKRIDILVLSILLIIVFYVFYRINIYIDYHWQWHRVVDYIINKDENGYHFGLLSKGLFYTLKLSLWSIIFSIILGFIFGTFRSFKRPFFRFGSLVYVEVNRNIPPLILIFIFYFFISDQIFTLLEVEYFIRNLGETTREIISIFFAPPNLISSFFAGVLALSVFESAYIAEIVKAGIESVDVGQKEAAKALGLSKYQVLRYIIIPQASKVIIPPLSNQCISTIKDSSIVSVIAIPELTFQGMEMMSATYLSYETWITVTFFYFILTFSLSLLNKRIEKTYTLNF; this is translated from the coding sequence ATGAAAAAAGTTAAATTTAAGAGGATAGACATACTGGTATTGTCTATCCTTCTTATAATTGTTTTTTATGTTTTTTATAGAATAAATATTTATATCGACTACCATTGGCAATGGCATCGTGTAGTTGATTATATCATCAATAAAGATGAAAACGGATACCATTTCGGTCTATTGTCAAAAGGGTTATTTTATACTTTAAAATTAAGTTTATGGTCTATTATCTTTAGCATTATTTTAGGATTTATATTTGGCACTTTCAGATCTTTTAAACGACCATTTTTTAGGTTTGGCTCTTTGGTATATGTTGAAGTGAATAGAAATATCCCGCCGTTAATTTTGATTTTTATTTTTTACTTTTTTATAAGTGATCAAATTTTCACATTGCTTGAAGTTGAGTATTTCATAAGAAATTTAGGTGAGACTACCCGTGAAATAATTTCAATATTTTTTGCACCCCCCAATTTGATTTCATCTTTTTTTGCCGGTGTATTGGCACTATCTGTATTTGAAAGTGCTTACATTGCTGAGATTGTTAAAGCAGGTATAGAATCTGTTGATGTTGGGCAAAAAGAGGCTGCAAAAGCTCTGGGTTTGTCAAAGTATCAGGTTTTACGGTATATAATTATTCCGCAAGCTTCCAAAGTAATAATTCCTCCACTTAGTAACCAATGTATTTCGACGATAAAGGATTCCTCAATTGTTTCCGTGATAGCTATCCCTGAACTCACATTTCAAGGTATGGAGATGATGTCAGCGACTTATCTGTCATACGAGACTTGGATTACGGTAACCTTCTTTTACTTTATTCTTACATTTTCACTTTCTTTATTAAATAAAAGGATTGAAAAGACTTATACTCTTAATTTCTGA
- a CDS encoding 4Fe-4S binding protein: protein MAHFITDACTNCGVCEDECPVGAISEGDDARVIDPDTCTDCGACAEVCPVDAIEAQ, encoded by the coding sequence ATGGCACATTTTATAACAGACGCTTGTACAAACTGTGGTGTATGTGAAGACGAATGCCCAGTAGGTGCAATTAGCGAAGGTGATGATGCAAGAGTTATCGACCCTGATACTTGCACAGACTGCGGTGCATGTGCAGAAGTATGCCCAGTTGATGCCATTGAAGCTCAATAA
- a CDS encoding cysteine desulfurase, whose product MAIYFDNSATTKVDKRVVDAMLPYFEDIFGNPSSLHSLGRTAREHLENARGKVANLISAEPEEIVFTASGSESDNLALFGIAKALKHKGNHIITSNIEHKAITEACEELEKEGFEITYLPVNNSGHIEIEDFKKAITDKTILVSIMLANNEIGTIQPIKELATYAREKGIIFHTDAVQAVGKMKVDVSDLGVHLLSFSGHKIYAPKGVGVLYVDRELKEIIKPIIYGGHHEFGLRAGTENVPYIVGIGKACEIISNELDKDIAHIKALRDRFEQRVVTEIPHCYVNGGEPRICSVSNITFKYIEGEALMVYAGEICCSTGSACSSDSMDASHVLKAININPVDAHGALRFSLGRFNTLEEVDKAVEILKENVAKLRAISPLYQQIQNS is encoded by the coding sequence ATGGCTATATACTTTGATAATAGTGCAACTACAAAAGTTGATAAAAGGGTTGTAGATGCTATGCTTCCTTATTTTGAGGATATCTTTGGCAACCCATCAAGCCTGCATTCTCTCGGCAGGACTGCAAGAGAACATCTTGAAAATGCAAGGGGAAAAGTAGCAAATCTAATATCTGCCGAGCCTGAAGAAATTGTATTTACGGCAAGCGGCTCGGAATCCGATAATCTTGCCCTTTTTGGAATTGCCAAAGCTTTAAAGCACAAAGGGAATCATATTATCACTTCAAATATTGAGCACAAAGCTATAACCGAAGCATGTGAAGAGCTTGAAAAAGAGGGATTTGAAATAACCTATCTCCCGGTTAATAATTCCGGGCATATAGAAATTGAGGATTTTAAAAAGGCTATAACAGACAAAACAATATTGGTAAGTATTATGCTTGCCAACAATGAAATAGGAACAATTCAGCCTATCAAAGAGTTGGCTACTTATGCCAGAGAAAAAGGGATTATTTTTCATACGGACGCTGTTCAGGCTGTCGGCAAAATGAAGGTGGATGTATCTGATTTGGGGGTTCACCTTTTAAGCTTTTCCGGTCATAAAATTTATGCGCCAAAAGGGGTTGGGGTACTTTATGTCGATAGGGAGCTGAAAGAAATTATAAAGCCTATTATTTACGGTGGGCACCATGAGTTTGGACTTCGTGCAGGCACAGAAAATGTCCCTTATATTGTAGGTATCGGAAAAGCCTGTGAAATAATTTCAAATGAACTTGATAAAGACATAGCTCATATAAAAGCATTAAGAGACAGATTTGAGCAGAGGGTAGTCACGGAAATCCCTCATTGCTATGTAAATGGTGGCGAGCCGAGAATTTGTAGTGTTTCCAACATCACCTTTAAATATATCGAGGGTGAAGCTCTTATGGTCTATGCAGGTGAAATATGCTGCTCCACAGGCTCAGCTTGCTCATCCGACAGTATGGATGCTTCGCATGTGCTCAAAGCTATAAATATAAACCCTGTAGATGCTCACGGAGCACTACGCTTTAGCCTTGGAAGATTCAACACATTAGAGGAAGTGGATAAAGCCGTTGAAATCTTAAAGGAAAATGTAGCAAAGCTTAGAGCCATTTCACCTCTTTACCAACAAATTCAAAATTCTTAG